A region of the Paracholeplasma morum genome:
TCATTTGCTTTCGCAATAATTCTCTTTTGATATAATGGAACTAGTTGAGTTGATACTTCAACACCTAAGTCACCTCTTGCGACCATTACGCCATCAGAAGCTTCTAAGATGCCATCTAACTCATCAACACCTTCTTGAGATTCAATCTTCGCGATTAATTCAATTTTAGGTGCATTTAAGTCTTTTAATACTTTCTTAATTTCCAATACGTCGTCTTTACGTCTAACAAAGGATAAAGCAATCATATCAACTTCCATTTGAGCACAGAACTCGATATCTTCTCTGTCCTTTTTAGATACAAATGGCATTGATAGTTTTACGTTAGGTACATTCACACCTTTTTTGGTTTTGATAATCCCATTATTAACAATCTCACATGTTAAAATGGTTGGAGTTGATTCAATGATATTAAGACGCATTTTGCCGTCATCAATTAATAAGAAATCACCAACTTTAATATCGTCATACAGTTCATTACAATCGATATGAAAAGCTTCTTTAGTACCTAAAATAGGTTCTTTGTGAACTCTTACAATATCGCCCTTTTTGAAAGTGGCAAAGCCATTTTCGAATACGCCTGTTCTAATCTCAGGACCTTTTGTATCGGCAAGAATACCAACGAAGCGTTCCATTCTCTTGGCGACTTTTCTAATTGTTTCAATACGCGCTTTATGTTCTTCATGTGAACCATGTGAAAAGTTCAATCGAGCTACATTCATTCCAGCTTCGATCATTTTTTCGATCATAATTTCACTTTCACTTGATGGACCAATTGTACATACAATCTTTGTTTTTCTTTTCACAAACATCCCTCCAACTCTAATTTTAAATCACGTGTAATAAGAATAAACATACAATACTATATTACCACAAAAAGTATGAAATGCGATATGTAAGCGTATGCTTTTTTCATTTTCAATCAATGAAAACGCATTAATAAATATCTTTTAAATGGCTTTCTTATCAAATTATACTAAAATGATTTTAGAACCGAAAAATTCATAATAAAAAAAGCCTAGAATATCTAGACTGAATTTATGCAATTTCAAAATATTGGTCTATATTGTCGTTATTTAGGCTCAATGCCAATAGTAATTTGATTCTTGATTTTTGACTTGATAGATCCCCAGAAAACAATACGCCAAGCTCCTTTAAATGAGCTCCACCACCTGCATATGCATATGTATCTCTAACTCGACCTTTCGGACATCTAGAAGTAACAACAACTTTTATGCCATGATTGATTGCATTTTTAATACCATCGACCATTGTTGGAGGTACATTTCCACGACCAAAGGCCTCTAGGACAATCCCATTAACAAGCTTAGATTCCACATAATAATTTAGCAAAGATGAATCCATTCCAGTTGTAACCTTAATAATGTCCACACGTGCGGTCAATTGAGAAGGTGTTAAGTGGTATTTATGCTTAACCGATTCGCGATAATAGATCACATCTTGTTCATCGACAATCCCTAAAGGACCAAACTCCATAGACTTAAATGTATCTAAAGCTAATGTATGTGTCTTAGTAACTTCAGAGGCAGAATTAATTTCATCATTCAAACATACGAGAACCCCACGATTAATTGAAGCAGGATTTCCGGCAACCAAAATTGAACTAACAAGGTTTGAGAATCCATCATACCCAAGTTCAGAATAGTTTCGCATAGAACCCGTTACAACGACAGGCTTACGAGTTTGTAAAAATAAATCCAAGAAGTAGGAAGTTTCCTCTAAGGTATCTGTACCGTGAGTAACGACACAACCTGCGTAATCATCTTGTGAAAGTTTTTCATCAATCAACTGGCCAATACGACACATATCATTAGGAGTCATTGCGGGAGAAGGTTTCATAGAGAAAACTAATGGAACTAACTCATTATTTTGAAAGCGCTTACTAATTGATGATATCAAATCTATATTTGAATCATCTAAGACAGTTTTTTTTGTAGAGAGGTCAGTAGTCATTGAAATCGTACCGCCAGTAAATAAGATAAGTATTTTTTGCATCATAAGATCATCTCCGGAAATATTTTATCATGGAAATGCCAAATGTGAGTAAACAAACGAACAGAAAAATCAATGGCTCGTTAATAAGGTTGTGAAGGCACAATACGTTTCTTAAAAACGATAAAAACGACACACCATACTTGAAGAAGGCCAAAGTTTACAGTTACCAACATACCAACATACCCACACAAAACCCTATCATCTCATCACTATCGCAATTATAAACGGTTAACATAATATACATTATAGGAACAAACGTAGAAATAAAATAGTCATCTTCTTCGGGTTAAATTATATCAATAAAACAATCATTGGTGTGTTTATTGAACCATAAGAGCTTTTATTAACTGTTTTAATCGTACTCATAAAATGATTATTATGTATTTAAAGCATCTCGAGAGAAGTTTGTAGACAAAACGGCTACGAAGATGCTTATACTTTCTCTATCTGGGACATTTTTCGTTGCTTTTGACCTTCCAAGACAGAGTTTCGATCATAAGGCTACTACTTCCTCTTCTTCTTTCATTCATGGGGTGTGTATCAAAGTAGTCTTGCATCTAATCGTTTTAAGTTTCTATAATCATCAACTTCTCGTAATCGACCAGACCGTATGAAATCTATTTAACATCTAAATTCAATTCTATAATATGAATATTAATTCAGATTTTATGTATAAAAAAAGCGCAGCCGTTTTAGACTGTGCTTAGATTGGTTTTATAAATCTAGTCATTATTAGTTGGAAATAATTCGAGTTGCTGTGGATTGAATTTTTCACTCTTAGGAGCAATTCTCTGCCACTTTGCACTACGACCATTTCCAAGTGGTCTGATTAATCCTCGTTCCTTCATACTCATTAATGTACGATTGATGGTTGCATCACTTGAGTATGGATGCTTATCTCTAATATCATTTTTGCTGAAGGTAGTTGACCCTTTCAAGATTGTACCTTCGATACTATCTGATTTATTCATCTTACGATCAAACTCATATTCATGAGCCTTTATCTCTACATTTCTATGAAGTTCATCTAATACTGCAACAAACACTCTTGCGATGGATTCTGTTTGTGAATAGCCTTCACTCCAGTTGTATCCTGCTTGAATAAATGCATTTGAGAACTGTTCTTTTAGTGGTAATAAGGCCTTAAAGAATGAATCATATCTACATACTTTAAATTGATTAGAAATGACCGTATAGATAAGTATTAAGCCTAATAATTCGTTATGACTAGTAAATAACTCAAGCTTAATAAAGTCGATATAGAAGTTAGATATGATTTGAATGGTCTCATATTTCTTGCTTCTAAAGGTCTTATTAAAAGCTTCTACAAGCTTAATGAGTTTCTCTTCAGTAGGAAAATCATCAAAATTATCAGTTACTTTTGGGGATTTAGCATTGTTTTTCTTGACTAATCTGATGTCAGAGTAATCTCTAGCAAGGCTAAATGCTAAATCTTTTACTTCGTTAGTTGAAAGGTAGAACGTATCTCCTAACAACTGAATCCTTTGTAGTATGTCTTTTAAGTTCTTTAGTAGGACTTCGTCTTTGTTTTTTGCAGCAAAGTCCTTTTTTGGATCACTTAGAAGCTTGATTCTTGGCAGAGTTAATTTTAGGTCCAAATACTGGGCCAATGCCTGTGTATCCTGTTCTAACGTGTTTCGTGACATGACTTCGTCATCTCTTGAAAACAAATCTTTATAATAGAACGATTGACCTTTAGACTCGTATAATTTAAACAGTTTTAACATTAAATCATTGGGTATTTGAGCTCTTCGTTCTAAGGATTCTAGACACTTCAAATTAGCACCTCCTTAAAGGGTTATACGTGGAATACTGATCCACCGATAAATTCTCTTAATAATGAGTTGTTTGGAACTAAATCATCTTCAATATCAATGAAGTACTTTAAGAACTTCAGTAATCTGTTAGCTGTGATGAAATGCTCAGACTCTCTAGAGATATTGTTTAGAGTTCTATATGCATGTTTCTTTAATACAGCCAATTCATAAGTTAATTCTGAGTTGAATACGTAGTTTGCGGTTTCTTGATATGGATAAATCCACTTGAATTCTCCGCGTCTTACGCTTGCCCACATTGAGATGGTTTCATCTGCAGGTGAGTTTCTGAACTTTTGATCCCTAACAATACGTCTTAATAATCTTAAATCTGTAAAGCTAATTGGATTTTGGTCATCAATGTGTAATTGAGTTTGTGGCGCAATGAATACTTTGAATTTTTGATGTTGTGGAATAGATGAAGTCAATCTGTCGTTCAAGGCATGAATACCTTCAATGATGATTGGTGTAGCTTCACTAATTTTAACTTTTCTACCAGCTTCTCTGCGGCCTGTTTTGAAGTTGAAGTGTGGTAATGTAACCTCTTCACCTTGAATAAGTGCCAACATTTGTTCATCGAATAAGCTAATATCTAGTGCTTCGATGTGTTCTAAATCCGGATTACCAAATTGGTCTTTCGGAGCTTGATCTTTTGGTTGATAATAATCGTCAATTGAAATCATTAATGGCTTAATACCGCGAGATAACAGTTCAATTCTCAAACGTGTACTAAATGTTGTTTTGCCGCTTGAAGAAGGGCCTGCGATTGCGATTAAACGGATTGAATCGATGTCTTGATAAATGCGTTCTCCGAGCTCAGCCATTTGTCTGTTATGCTTTGTTTCACACATGTTAATAAGTTCAACAGTTAAGCCTTTTTCAACGTATTGGTTTAACTTATGAATGTAGTCGCCATCAATATTCTTCCCCCATTTGGTTGCTTCTTTAATGGTTTTTGAGAAGATTGGTGCATCATCAAATGGTGGGATGATACCTCCCAATTCACTTCTTGGGTATTGAATAATAAAACCTGGGTGGTAAAGCGATAGTGCATATTCTTTTAGATAGCCTGTAGAAGGTAACATGTAACCAAACATATAGTTGAAGTATTCTTCACATGTGTACATGTTTACTTTGTCTTCATCACGGTATTTTAAGATATTCACTTTGTCTAGATAGCCATGAGATCTATACATCTCGATTGCTTCATCTAAATCGATTGTTTTTCTTTCAATCGGTAAATCTTGCTCAATGATTCTTTGAATTTCAGAATCAATGGATTTGATGGTATTTCGGTCTAATTTATGATCTAAATTATCTAATATACCAAGAATCGCTCTTGAAACGCTGTAGTTGAATTTAACACTCACTTCAGGATACAAGTTTTTTACAGCCATAGATATGACATATCTTAATGTCGACTCATAGATTCTTACGGCATCTCTGTCGGTTAAATCCAAGAATTGAACCTCTGAGTTCTTTGTTAGAGGGAAAGTCAATTCACGAATTCTGTTATTGACAGTTGCGGCATAAGCTTCAAGATTAAGCTGCTTTTTTAGTTGTTCTAGTGTTGTACCAGACTCAACTTCGTACTGCTTTTTGTTTACTACTATTTTTATCATATTACTCCTTCCAATCGTCATCTTCAAATAGAGACAATTTTTTAATATGTATTTTCTTGTCGTCTGTGTGCTCTAAATCAGCCGTTTCTTTAGTTTCAGAAACGACTGGCGTACTTATTTCTACTGTTTTTGCCGGTTCTTCTTTGGTTTCTACAATTTTTATAGTTTTTGGTGTCTTAACAACAGGTTGTTTTTTAGGTGTTGTTAGCACAACTGAGCCCTTTTCAATTAATTCTTCATCGTCTGCTTCAGTGCTTGCAGGATTAAGAGTGATGAATAGAGATTTACCAAAAACTGCTGTATCTAAGAATGGTTTACCATATTCAGCATTACTCTTTAAGTCTTCAATTTTGAGCAATAAAGACCCTTGTTTTGCAGTTACTAAAACATCGACGTTTTCTTTAAATTGTTCAATTGATACCCTCGAAACGTCACGAATGAAGTGTGGATTGCGTTTTCTCAGCTTAATCAACTCTGTGGTTGCTTTTAAACGTTTTGACATCGGAATATTATCCACTTTATCACGTTTAATATTGCCTAGTGAAGTAAGAATAAGGATATCATCACTTGATTTAGCATAGATTGCTTTAACCACTTTATCTGTAGGATCTAATTTCACTGAAGATATACCATTCGATTGAGTACCATAAACGGGTACATCGTTTTGGTGGAAACGAAGGGCTTTGCCTTCTTTCGTAAAGACAATGATATTATTCTTTGTATATAGATCAACACTGGTTAATTCATCATTTTCTTGAATCTTCATTGCACGAATGGTCTTTGAATAACGAGATACTTCAAAATCCATTAGCTTAGTTTGCTTAATTCTGGCTTGTTCAGTGGTTAATAACACATTCGTATCCACATTAAAGTTTGAGATAGCATATATTTTTATGATAAACTCATTCTTTTCTATTGGGACGATATTATTGATAAACGCACCCAAGTCTTTCCACTTCATTTCTTCAAGTTCGAACACTGGTAAGTATATGTAATTTCCCAATGTGGTAAACATTAGCAAGACATCTTTTGTAGAAACTTCTTGATCAAATAACATTCCGTCTTGGTCTTTTAGCCCTGGTTGTTTTGAGGCAGTATAGCTTCTTAAGTTTGAACGCTTAATATAGCCATCTTTAGTAACGCCAACGCGAACACGTTCATCGCTAATAAGATCTGCTTTCTCAATCTTTATGGTTTCGATTTCTTCTTCGATAACAGTCTTTCTTGGTGTTCCGACTTTTGAAGATACTTCCTTGAGTTCCTTCTTAATCACGCCAAGCAGCATTTGCTCATCAGATAATACTTGTTTTAGCCATTCGATTTTTTCTTCTAACTCATTCGATTCCTTAATTAATAAGTTGATATCAGTCGAACTTAAACGATAGAGTTGAAGTGTTACAATCGCTTCAGCTTGAAGTTCACTAAAGCCAAACTTCTTGATGATGTTTTCTTTAGAGGTTTGCTTGTTTTTGGATTGTCTAATGATATGAATAACTTCATCGATGACATCGACCATCTTAATTAAGCCAGAAACAATGTGAAGTCTCTTCTCTGCCTTATCTAAATCAAAGTTTGAGCGGTTAGTGATAACTTCCTTTTGGTGATTAATATAAGCGTCAATAATCTCAATAACACCCATTTGAACTGGTCTTTGATGATGAATTGCAACCATATTGTAGTTGTAGTTTACTTGAAGATCTGTGTTTTTAAGTAAATAAGCTAAACAAATATCAGGATTGGCGTCCTTCTTTAACTCAATTGAGATTCTAAGCCCTTCACGGTCAGACTCATCTCTTACTTCTTGAATATCTTCTAATTTCTTGTCAATTCTCAGTAAGTCTATAGATTTAACAAGTTCAGCCTTGTTGACCTCATATGGAATCTCGTTAATAACAATTCTTGTTTGATCTTTATTAAACGTTTCAAAGGATGTTTTTGATCTGATAATAACTTTTCCTGAGCCTGTTTCAAAAGCTTGTTTAATGCCTTCTTTACCTTGTACGATTCCTCCAGTAGGGAAATCTGGACCAGGAATTATTTTCATCAATCTGTCTATGGTTAAATCAGGTTTATCAATTCGCTCAATAGTGGCTTTGATAACCTCTTTCAAATTATGTGGTGGGATTTTCGTTGCATAACCTGCAGATATACCATTAGCACCGTTAACAAGTAAGTTAGGAAACTTGGCTGGTAAAACGGTAGGTTCTAGTTCTTCATCGTCAAAGTTTGGAACGAAAGGAACTGTTCTTTTGTCTATGTCTGCGATTAAGTATTCAGCTTCTTTTGATAATCTGGCTTCTGTATAACGCATTGCAGCGGCAGAGTCGCCATCAATTGAACCGTTGTTTCCATGCATTTCAATGAGCGTTACCCCAACTTTAAAGCCTTGGCTCATTCTAACCATCGCATCATAAATCGAGGAGTCCCCGTGTGGATGGTATTTCCCCATTACTTCTCCAGCGATACGAGCGCTCTTCTTAAATGGTTTATCGTTAAACATACCCATTTTATACATAGCGTACAAAATACGTCTTTGAACAGGTTTTAAGCCATCTCTTGCATCTGGAAGTGCACGGTCTTGGATGATATATTTGGAATATCTACCAAAACGTTCTCCAATAATGTCTTCAAGTTTTTCAGTTTTAATTTTTTCTTCAATAAAGGCATCTATTTTTTTGTCAATCGTTTTTTTACTCATAGCTTGCCTCCTTAATTTGGAAGTCATCTTCGTCTACGAAGTCCACGTTATGTTCAATCCATTCTCTACGAGGCGCGACTTGATCCCCCATTAGTATAGAAACGCGTTTTTCTGCTTCGCCTTCATCTTCGATTTGGACTCTTATAAGCGTTCTAGTTTCAGGGTTCATGGTTGTTTCCCATAGTTGATCATAGTTCATTTCCCCAAGACCTTTATAACGTTGAAGCGTGTAAGATCCGGATTGTGTATATTCCTTAAGTTGCTCATCAGTCCACGCGTATTGCGAGATAATCTTGCCTGATTTTTTGTAGGATACTTTGTAAAGTGGTGGTAATGCAATATAAAGTTTACCAGCTTCTACAAGTGGCTTCATGTATCTAAAGAAAAAGGTGATTAGTAATACTTGAATATGTGCCCCATCGGTATCGGCATCGGTCATGATAATGATTTTGTCATAATTACATTTTTCGATGTCAAAATCAGCGCCAAATTCCGCGCCTATCGTATGGATAATTGTATTGATTTCTTCGTTTTTCAAAATAGCATCTACATTGGCTTTTTCTGTATTAATAACTTTACCTCTAAGTGGAAGAATGGCTTGGAATCGACGATCCCTACCTTGTTTTGCAGATCCTCCTGCAGAGTCACCTTCTACTAAAAACAGTTCATTCTTAGTTTTATCCTTGCCTTGTGCAGGGGTTAACTTCCCAGATAAAGTAACTTCTTTCTTATTACGTTTCTTATCACTTCTTGCCTCGTCACGGGCTTTTCTAGCAGCTTCTCTAGCTTTATAAGCATCCAAAGAACGCTTAATAAGACCACTTGAGAACTCTTGATTTTCTTCAAGGTAATAAGTAAGTTGATCATAAATAACAGATTCCATCGCGTTTCTAGCTTCAGGAGACCCTAGTTTTGATTTAGTTTGTCCTTCAAATTCTAAGAAAGCTTCCGGAATTCGGAGGGAGATAATTGCGGTGATACCTTCGCGGATATCAACCCCATCGAGGTTACCGTCTTTATCTTTAAGGAATCCATATTTTCGTGCATAATCATTTACAGCTCTTGTCATCGAAGATTTAAAGCCCGTTTCATGCGTACCACCATCACGTGTACGTACGTTATTGACGAAAGAAACTACTGTTTCGCTATAGCTCTGAGTGAATTGAAATGCCGTTTCAACCTCGATTGCATTAGTACTATTGATGTTATAAACGCCGATTAAGTCCTTAACCGCATGGTATTCTTGTTTGCCTTTATTTATATACTCTACGTATTCAGAAATACC
Encoded here:
- the parE gene encoding DNA topoisomerase IV subunit B, with the translated sequence MEENEKKYSEDSIQILEGLDAVRKRPGMYIGSTDTRGLHHLVWEIIDNSIDEALSGYGNEIIVTIKNDNSVEICDFGRGLPYKTHKSGKPTTEIIFTVLHAGGKFSAEGGYKVSGGLHGVGASVVNALSQFLEVTISRDGSIFRQRFSEGGKVISPLEEIGKTKKTGTTVWFKPDPKIFSTTLFNYDTIKDRLRESAFLIRNLKITLKDERTNTQDIFQYERGISEYVEYINKGKQEYHAVKDLIGVYNINSTNAIEVETAFQFTQSYSETVVSFVNNVRTRDGGTHETGFKSSMTRAVNDYARKYGFLKDKDGNLDGVDIREGITAIISLRIPEAFLEFEGQTKSKLGSPEARNAMESVIYDQLTYYLEENQEFSSGLIKRSLDAYKAREAARKARDEARSDKKRNKKEVTLSGKLTPAQGKDKTKNELFLVEGDSAGGSAKQGRDRRFQAILPLRGKVINTEKANVDAILKNEEINTIIHTIGAEFGADFDIEKCNYDKIIIMTDADTDGAHIQVLLITFFFRYMKPLVEAGKLYIALPPLYKVSYKKSGKIISQYAWTDEQLKEYTQSGSYTLQRYKGLGEMNYDQLWETTMNPETRTLIRVQIEDEGEAEKRVSILMGDQVAPRREWIEHNVDFVDEDDFQIKEASYE
- a CDS encoding nucleoside kinase produces the protein MIKIVVNKKQYEVESGTTLEQLKKQLNLEAYAATVNNRIRELTFPLTKNSEVQFLDLTDRDAVRIYESTLRYVISMAVKNLYPEVSVKFNYSVSRAILGILDNLDHKLDRNTIKSIDSEIQRIIEQDLPIERKTIDLDEAIEMYRSHGYLDKVNILKYRDEDKVNMYTCEEYFNYMFGYMLPSTGYLKEYALSLYHPGFIIQYPRSELGGIIPPFDDAPIFSKTIKEATKWGKNIDGDYIHKLNQYVEKGLTVELINMCETKHNRQMAELGERIYQDIDSIRLIAIAGPSSSGKTTFSTRLRIELLSRGIKPLMISIDDYYQPKDQAPKDQFGNPDLEHIEALDISLFDEQMLALIQGEEVTLPHFNFKTGRREAGRKVKISEATPIIIEGIHALNDRLTSSIPQHQKFKVFIAPQTQLHIDDQNPISFTDLRLLRRIVRDQKFRNSPADETISMWASVRRGEFKWIYPYQETANYVFNSELTYELAVLKKHAYRTLNNISRESEHFITANRLLKFLKYFIDIEDDLVPNNSLLREFIGGSVFHV
- the parC gene encoding DNA topoisomerase IV subunit A produces the protein MSKKTIDKKIDAFIEEKIKTEKLEDIIGERFGRYSKYIIQDRALPDARDGLKPVQRRILYAMYKMGMFNDKPFKKSARIAGEVMGKYHPHGDSSIYDAMVRMSQGFKVGVTLIEMHGNNGSIDGDSAAAMRYTEARLSKEAEYLIADIDKRTVPFVPNFDDEELEPTVLPAKFPNLLVNGANGISAGYATKIPPHNLKEVIKATIERIDKPDLTIDRLMKIIPGPDFPTGGIVQGKEGIKQAFETGSGKVIIRSKTSFETFNKDQTRIVINEIPYEVNKAELVKSIDLLRIDKKLEDIQEVRDESDREGLRISIELKKDANPDICLAYLLKNTDLQVNYNYNMVAIHHQRPVQMGVIEIIDAYINHQKEVITNRSNFDLDKAEKRLHIVSGLIKMVDVIDEVIHIIRQSKNKQTSKENIIKKFGFSELQAEAIVTLQLYRLSSTDINLLIKESNELEEKIEWLKQVLSDEQMLLGVIKKELKEVSSKVGTPRKTVIEEEIETIKIEKADLISDERVRVGVTKDGYIKRSNLRSYTASKQPGLKDQDGMLFDQEVSTKDVLLMFTTLGNYIYLPVFELEEMKWKDLGAFINNIVPIEKNEFIIKIYAISNFNVDTNVLLTTEQARIKQTKLMDFEVSRYSKTIRAMKIQENDELTSVDLYTKNNIIVFTKEGKALRFHQNDVPVYGTQSNGISSVKLDPTDKVVKAIYAKSSDDILILTSLGNIKRDKVDNIPMSKRLKATTELIKLRKRNPHFIRDVSRVSIEQFKENVDVLVTAKQGSLLLKIEDLKSNAEYGKPFLDTAVFGKSLFITLNPASTEADDEELIEKGSVVLTTPKKQPVVKTPKTIKIVETKEEPAKTVEISTPVVSETKETADLEHTDDKKIHIKKLSLFEDDDWKE
- a CDS encoding asparaginase → MMQKILILFTGGTISMTTDLSTKKTVLDDSNIDLISSISKRFQNNELVPLVFSMKPSPAMTPNDMCRIGQLIDEKLSQDDYAGCVVTHGTDTLEETSYFLDLFLQTRKPVVVTGSMRNYSELGYDGFSNLVSSILVAGNPASINRGVLVCLNDEINSASEVTKTHTLALDTFKSMEFGPLGIVDEQDVIYYRESVKHKYHLTPSQLTARVDIIKVTTGMDSSLLNYYVESKLVNGIVLEAFGRGNVPPTMVDGIKNAINHGIKVVVTSRCPKGRVRDTYAYAGGGAHLKELGVLFSGDLSSQKSRIKLLLALSLNNDNIDQYFEIA
- the pyk gene encoding pyruvate kinase, whose product is MFVKRKTKIVCTIGPSSESEIMIEKMIEAGMNVARLNFSHGSHEEHKARIETIRKVAKRMERFVGILADTKGPEIRTGVFENGFATFKKGDIVRVHKEPILGTKEAFHIDCNELYDDIKVGDFLLIDDGKMRLNIIESTPTILTCEIVNNGIIKTKKGVNVPNVKLSMPFVSKKDREDIEFCAQMEVDMIALSFVRRKDDVLEIKKVLKDLNAPKIELIAKIESQEGVDELDGILEASDGVMVARGDLGVEVSTQLVPLYQKRIIAKANEKGKPVITATHMLESMMSNPRPTRAEASDVANAILDGSDAIMLSGESAAGEYPVESVQTMDIIATAIEENIPYYDKLQKAITTSQPTVNDAIGISVSQSALILPEVKAIVAFTETGGTPKRLCKFRPSVPIIGVANNKKTCTQLTYYWGVIPAYRKDFTDMGSYDRVAVEVAQEFGLVKGDKIIITSGWAQKHGSTNTLRIIEI